A window of Chryseobacterium sp. IHB B 17019 genomic DNA:
CGTTAAATTCATTAAAAATAATTAGACTTATAATTTATTTTCTGGTTGTTAGAAATAGATAGAGGGCTTTTTGTTAAGAAAAGAAAATTTCAATATCGACCTGTGCATTTTTTAATAATTTTTTTCATTTGTAGTTTGTTTTTTATCATTTAAAGTTCCGGCAATATTAATTCAATTTTTTTGATATTAAAATGGGAAGTGGTTAATCCTTTAAACTGATGAATGAAATTGCTGTTTATCCTTATACATTTTCCCGATATAATACTTTTTAAGAAATAAAATTAATTTCTTTAATAATAAAAAGGCAGTGAAACTTATGAAATCTCTATAATAAGGTTATTGATTTTCCCGATTTTTCAAATTATGACAGCAAAAAAAGCCAATGCAAAATAAATAATGTTAAAAAATCATCCACAATTATCTTAAATAAAAAGTTTCTAGATTCATTTTTGGGTTCCTGTATCAGTAAAATTTTAATCAGACTTTCTTAAACAAAGTTGAAGTGTAACCGCACCCAGAAATACTTCGGCTATTTATTTCAATTTACCGGAAAAGCTTTATGCAGGCCTTTTCAGCTTATTTAAAGGAGCGTTAAATATTGTTAATATATGTGATTTATTACCAAGTTGTTTGGAAATGTATTCAAACTAACACCTACATTTGCATCTGTAAAAATGAGAAATTATATCGTTTATTTTTTGACAAGCCTTTTTCTGCTATTTGTAGTGGAAAGCAAAATCAACGTCAAAACTTTACAAAATAATTTTTCGGGACAAGCTTCCCATAATTTACCCAAAAAGACAAACCGCCTGAATCAAACCTACGAAAAACTCTCAATACAACAGGCGCCGGACGATACCGGAAATGTTTATTCACTGGAACTTGCGGAAGATGACTTCCAATTTTCAGATACTTTACAGGATATTGTTGTTTTTGCGAGTATTTTTACATTGGTTTATATTTTTGGGTTAAAAAAATTCAAAAAGTTAAAGCCAACCGTTCACGGCTTTCTATCTGAGTTTGCCACTGTAAAAAAATTCATTCTGATTCGTTCTATCAGAATTTAAAATTCATTTTTTCGTCTTTTTTCTGCTGATCTGTTCGGCGGGAAATATTCTGCGTTGTGTTTGCGGTAATCATCACATCGTGGCTATTCTCATTACCATTTTTTATTTCAATTAAAACATTAACGATTTATATAAACTCTAGAATTATGATGAAAAGAGTTGTCGCAAGCATTGCGCTAAGCTGTCTTTTGTTGTTCAGCTGTAACAAGAAAAAAGAAGAAAAAGAAGAAGCTGCAGTTTATCCCGTAACTACTCCGGTAGTGATGGATACGGTGATTGACAAAGAATATGTAGCTCAGATCCGGTCTGTAAAAAACATTGAAGTCCGCGCACAGGAAAAAGGTTTTTTAGAAAAAATCTTTGTGGATGAAGGGCAGTATGTTCATCAGGGACAGACCTTATTCAGGATTATGCCTAAACTCTATCAGGCAGAATTATTAAAGGCACAAGCCGAGGTTGCACAGGCTACCATTGAGCTTAAAAATTCAACAACATTGGCCAATAACAACATCGTTTCCAAAAACGAAAGGGCCATGGCAAAAGCTAAATTAGATGCAGCCAATGCGGAAGCAAAATTAGCCCAGATCCATTTGTCATTCACGGACATTAAAGCACCGTTTTCAGGGATTATCAACAGATTGCCTTTGAAATTAGGAAGCCTGGTCGACGAAGGAGATTTATTAACTTCCTTATCCGATAACAACGATGTTTACACGTACTTCAACGTTTCCGAGCCGGAATATCTAAGTTATCAGACGAATGCAGCATCAAGGGGAAGCAACCAGGTTTTTTTGGTCATGGCAAACGGTGATGTTTTCCCTCAAAAAGGTGAAGTTCAGACCATTGAAGGGGAATTTGACAGTGAGACGGGAAATATCGCTTTCAGAGCTAAATTCCCGAATCCCGATAAGTTATTAAGAAATGGAGAAACAGGAAAAGTAAGAATGACTTTACCGCTGAAAAATGCTCTGATTATACCTCAAAAAGCAACCTACGAAATTCAGGATCAGAAATACGTTTTCGTAGTCGGAAATAATGGAGTTATTAAATCCAAAAATATTAAAGTCGCTTACGAGCTTCCGGATGTTTATGTGGTCGCATCGGGACTTTCTACAGGAGATAAAATCTTACTGGAAGGCATTCAGAAAGTGAAAGATGATCAAAAAGTTCAGACTAAAGCTCAGGATCCAAGAAAAGTTCTTCAATCATTGAAATTAAAAGCAGAGTAAAAAATAATGATAATTGATCATATAAACTGTTCAGATTTAATCATTTATCATTCATCATTAATAATTCATAATTATTTATGTTTAAGAAATTCATTCGCAGACCTGTTCTGTCTATCGTAATCTCTCTGATTATCGTATTTATGGGAGTTTTATCCCTGGTAAAATTACCGGTTACCCAGTTTCCGTCCATTTCGCCACCAAAAGTAAACATCACTGCAGAATATCCGGGAGCCAACAACGAATTGTTGATCAAATCCGTGGTTATTCCTTTGGAAAGAGGTCTGAATGGTGTTCCCGGAATGAAATATATGACTTCCGATGCCGGAAACGACGGGGAAGCATCTATTCAAGTAGTTTTCGATTTGGGAACCGACCCGAATGTTGCGGCTGTAAACGTTCAGAACCGTGTATCTTCGGTTGTTAACAAGCTTCCGCCACTGGTAGTCCGTGAAGGGGTAAAAATCACCCGTGAAGAACCTAACATGTTGATGTATATTAATTTATACAGTGATGACCCGAAGGCCGACCAAAAATTCCTCTTCAACTACGCCGATATCAACGTGATGTCTGAATTGAGAAGGGTAAGTGGCGTTGGTTTCGCAGATATTTTGGGAACACGGGAATATGCCATGCGTATCTGGCTTAAGCCAGATAGGTTAACGGCTTACAGCATTTCAGCAGATGAAGTAATGGAAGCGTTAAATTCCCAGAGTTTGGAAGCTTCGCCGGGAAAAACGGGAGAAAGCTCGGGTAAAAGATCGCAGTCATTTGAATATATTTTAAAATATCCGGGTCGTTTTAACAATGAAAAAGATTACGGGAATATTATCCTTAAAGCAAATCCAAACGGAGAATTTATCAGGTTGAAAGACGTTGCAGATATCGAATTCGGTTCTTCGATGTATGATATTTATTCTACATTAAACGGAAAACCTTCTGCCGCGATCACCGTTAAGCAATCATACGGTTCCAACGCCAGTGACGTTATCAAAAATGTAAAATCGTTGATGGCAGAACTGCAGAAAACCACCTTCCCAAAAGGCATGCACTATGATATCAGCTATGACGTATCAAGATTTCTGGATGCATCGATTGAAAAGGTTGTTCATACCTTATTTGAAGCCTTTATTTTGGTGGCCATCGTGGTGTTTTTATTC
This region includes:
- a CDS encoding efflux RND transporter periplasmic adaptor subunit, translating into MKRVVASIALSCLLLFSCNKKKEEKEEAAVYPVTTPVVMDTVIDKEYVAQIRSVKNIEVRAQEKGFLEKIFVDEGQYVHQGQTLFRIMPKLYQAELLKAQAEVAQATIELKNSTTLANNNIVSKNERAMAKAKLDAANAEAKLAQIHLSFTDIKAPFSGIINRLPLKLGSLVDEGDLLTSLSDNNDVYTYFNVSEPEYLSYQTNAASRGSNQVFLVMANGDVFPQKGEVQTIEGEFDSETGNIAFRAKFPNPDKLLRNGETGKVRMTLPLKNALIIPQKATYEIQDQKYVFVVGNNGVIKSKNIKVAYELPDVYVVASGLSTGDKILLEGIQKVKDDQKVQTKAQDPRKVLQSLKLKAE